The genomic region AATGTTGAGTTCCAGCACCTGTTCGCGCGACAGCTGCTCCAACTCCATGACCAGGGCGCGCAGACTGTTCCCGTGGGCGGCGATGAGGATGGTCTCCCCCTTGAGAAGGTGGGGCTTGATCGTCTTTTCATAGTACGGCAGCACCCGCTCGGCCGTATCCTTCAAGCTTTCCCCGCCCGGCGGGCGGACATCATAGCTGCGACGCCAGATTTTTACCTGCTCGTCGCCGTACTTTTTAGCGGTTTCCGCCTTGTTCAGCCCCTGGAGGTCCCCGTACATTCGTTCATTCAGGGCCTTGTCCTTTTGAATCGGAAGCGCCGTTTGCCCGATGGTTTCCAGCGCGAGGCGCAATGTTTCATTGGCTCTCATCAATACCGAAGTGAACGCGCGGTCGAAGGTGAAGCCTCGGAGTTTTTCA from Nitrospira japonica harbors:
- a CDS encoding 2,3-bisphosphoglycerate-dependent phosphoglycerate mutase, with amino-acid sequence MARVVLLRHGESQWNLENRFTGWVDVPLSERGIQEARNAGEKLRGFTFDRAFTSVLMRANETLRLALETIGQTALPIQKDKALNERMYGDLQGLNKAETAKKYGDEQVKIWRRSYDVRPPGGESLKDTAERVLPYYEKTIKPHLLKGETILIAAHGNSLRALVMELEQLSREQVLELNIPTGAPLLYELDGGGKVRSHRYL